The Triticum aestivum cultivar Chinese Spring chromosome 7B, IWGSC CS RefSeq v2.1, whole genome shotgun sequence genome window below encodes:
- the LOC123161225 gene encoding GDSL esterase/lipase At5g03600: MKLLPAALGLVLLLLVLNPNGVEARPAPSGSHQKKASSATFFVFGDDFADNGNLPPTEPVTEMSRQWAYPYGSNYVDADGFPRPNTPSGRFSNYKIQSDFIATMLGLEEAPPAHARTADKTCNPSGMTFATGGAGVLDSTSHEVPVLAKQVETFRKMIKDGTITKNQLSRSVALVAFSGHDYAGTGVIGLSSPNDINAYIEKVTKEIAANVNQLLKLGVTKVLVNNLHPIGCTPSHTRTNNYTTCDIFGNLGASIHNDNLKQVMTSKKNIYIVDVYTAFASIVDHAAGKGSDLSKQFKRKLSPCCESLNSKGYCGRQDESSAELLYTVCDKSNKFFYWDDMHPTHAGWEAVMKQLEKPLREFVNRA; encoded by the exons ATGAAGCTTCTTCCGGCCGCCCTCGGCCTCGTCCTCCTCTTGCTCGTTCTGAATCCCAATGGCGTGGAGGCCCGGCCAGCCCCGTCCGGCAGCCATCAGAAGAAGGCGTCGAGCGCTACCTTCTTCGTCTTCGGGGATGACTTCGCCGACAATGGGAACCTCCCTCCGACCGAACCAGTCACGGAGATGTCGCGGCAATGGGCCTACCCCTACGGCTCCAACTACGTCGATGCCGATGGGTTTCCGCGGCCGAATACTCCGTCCGGCCGCTTCTCAAACTACAAAATTCAGTCCGATTTCATCG CAACAATGTTGGGATTGGAGGAAGCCCCTCCGGCGCATGCCCGCACGGCAGACAAAACATGCAATccatccggcatgacctttgctaccgGTGGTGCAGGCGTGTTGGACAGTACATCGCACGAGGTCCCCGTCCTAGCCAAGCAGGTCGAAACTTTTAGGAAGATGATCAAGGACGGGACCATCACAAAGAATCAACTAAGTCGCTCCGTAGCACTCGTGGCCTTCTCCGGACACGACTATGCAGGCACCGGTGTTATTGGCCTTAGTAGCCCCAATGAT ATTAATGCTTATATTGAAAAGGTGACAAAAGAGATTGCAGCTAATGTGAATCAATTGTTGAAGCTTGGGGTGACAAAGGTTCTTGTCAATAACTTGCACCCTATCGGTTGCACGCCATCACACACCCGAACCAACAACTACACCACGTGTGATATTTTTGGAAACTTGGGTGCATCCATCCACAACGATAATCTGAAACAAGTTATGACATCAAAGAAGAATATCTACATCGTCGACGTGTACACCGCCTTTGCTAGTATTGTGGATCATGCGGCAG GTAAAGGCTCCGACTTGTCTAAACAATTCAAGCGCAAACTATCGCCGTGCTGCGAGAGTTTGAATTCGAAGGGTTACTGCGGACGGCAAGACGAGTCATCCGCGGAGCTACTGTACACTGTGTGCGACAAATCGAACAAATTTTTCTATTGGGACGACATGCATCCGACCCATGCAGGATGGGAGGCTGTCATGAAACAGTTAGAAAAGCCCTTGAGGGAGTTTGTAAATCGAGCCTAG